From the Phyllostomus discolor isolate MPI-MPIP mPhyDis1 chromosome 7, mPhyDis1.pri.v3, whole genome shotgun sequence genome, one window contains:
- the LOC114514563 gene encoding testis-specific serine/threonine-protein kinase 5-like: MKGSGRRKLDQQTFMAQARECRDKGYLLSAKKIGSGAFSKVYLAHATQERMQHNPKLASDLQGKRHTMVAIKVISTAEAPVELSCKFLPREISSLNATYKHLNVVQLYETYHNSQRAYLVLELAGGGDLLEHINSVSDHRCCPGLGEKEARRLFRQLVSAVAHCHSAGIVHRDLKCENILLDDRGLLKLTDFGFASQSGVKKALLSTFCGSMAYTAPEILMSKKYSGEQADLWSLGVILYAMVTGKLPFKECRPHRMLLLMRRGPTFPPGLSPECQDLIRALLQLRPHARLDLQQAARHRWTRPTGHAPFCTMLSTSPVENPGEPREDSEPPRSLLQLRRPQQLGTPKSTSGPAPEPPDASRSRGGGSARLGLQSITMANLGVGASRQPPPLCSRSTTQNVLGLYQVN; encoded by the exons ATGAAGGGCAGCGGCAGGCGGAAACTGGACCAGCAGACCTTCATGGCGCAGGCGCGTGAGTGCAGGGACAAGGGCTACCTGCTCTCTGCCAAGAAGATTGGCTCCGGGGCCTTCTCCAAAGTCTACCTGGCCCACGCCACACAGGAGCGCATGCAGCACAACCCCAAGCTGGCCTCTGACCTGCAAGGCAAGCGCCACACCATG GTGGCTATCAAGGTCATTTCCACCGCTGAGGCCCCTGTGGAGCTCTCCTGCAAGTTCCTGCCCCGTGAGATCTCGTCACTCAACGCTACCTACAAGCACCTGAATGTG GTGCAGCTTTATGAGACCTATCACAACAGCCAGCGCGCCTACTTGGTGCTGGAGCTGGCAGGCGGTGGCGACCTGCTGGAGCACATCAACTCGGTGTCGGACCACCGCtgctgcccggggctgggggagaaggaggCTCGCAGGCTGTTCCGGCAGCTGGTCAGTGCAGTAGCCCACTGCCACAGTGCCGGCATCGTGCACCG GGACCTAAAATGTGAGAACATCCTGCTGGATGACCGAGGCCTCCTGAAGCTGACGG ACTTCGGCTTCGCCAGCCAGTCGGGGGTCAAGAAAGCACTGCTGAGCACCTTCTGCGGCTCCATGGCCTACACCGCCCCTGAGATCCTCATGAGCAAGAAGTATAGTGGGGAGCAGGCCGACCTGTGGAGCCT AGGTGTCATCCTTTATGCCATGGTGACCGGGAAGCTGCCCTTCAAGGAATGCAGGCCCCACCGCATGCTGCTCCTGATGCGCCGTGGCCCCACCTTCCCACCTGGCCTGTCCCCAG AGTGCCAGGACCTGATCCGGGCCCTGCTCCAGCTGCGCCCGCATGCGCGCCTGGACctgcagcaggcagccaggcacCGCTGGACGCGGCCCACTGGGCATGCGCCCTTCTGCACCATGCTCAGCACCTCGCCag TAGAGAATCCAGGGGAGCCCAGAGAGGACTCAGAGCCACCAAGGTCACTCCTGCAGCTGCGTCGCCCCCAGCAGCTGGGAACCCCCAAGAGCACCTCTGGCCCAGCGCCAGAGCCCCCAGATGCCAGCCggagcagaggtgggggctcTGCCAGGCTGGGTCTCCAAAGCATCACGATGGCCAACCTGGGCGTGGGCGCCTCACGGCAGCCTCCTCCGCTGTGCTCCAGGAGCACCACCCAGAATGTGCTGGGGCTCTACCAGGTCAACTGA